From Nicotiana tabacum cultivar K326 chromosome 15, ASM71507v2, whole genome shotgun sequence, the proteins below share one genomic window:
- the LOC107804732 gene encoding transcription factor-like protein DPB isoform X1 encodes MVNNLEEGGKNPSEVSRRSWGPTTTVSGQSVSTSGSVGSPSAVATPGSENTFVRLNNLDIHADDAASQGAAANRKKKRGQRATGGDKSGRGLRQFSMKVCEKVESKGRTTYNEVADELVAEFSDPTNSHESSDQRQYDEKNIRRRVYDALNVLMAMDIISKDKKEIQWKGLPRTDANDIEELKAERLSLRNRIEKKAAYLEELEEQYVGLQNLIKRNKQLYGSGNAPSGGVALPFILVQTRPHATVEVEISEDMQLVHFDFNSTPFELHDDNYVLKAMKFCGRQKNDVDAQNVSADGAEGSSSSMANIFQHQISHTSVSNTPGRRPTPTSPPLPGILKARIKHEH; translated from the exons ATGGTGAATAATTTGGAGGAAGGCGGAAAGAATCCATCAGAAGTTTCTAGGAGGTCATGGGGCCCCACTACTACTGTTTCGGGTCAATCGGTTTCAACCAGTGGCAGTGTCGGGTCTCCATCGGCCGTGGCAACTCCTGGGAGTGAGAACACTTTCGTTAGGCTAAACAACCTTGATATTCATGCTGATGATGCTGCATCTCAAGGGGCTGCTGC taacaggaaaaagaaaagaggtcAGCGTGCAACAGGAGGGGATAAGAGCGGTAGAGGACTCAGACAGTTTAGCATGAAAG TTTGTGAGAAAGTGGAAAGCAAAGGAAGAACTACTTATAATGAG GTTGCAGATGAACTTGTAGCTGAGTTTTCTGATCCTACCAATAGTCATGAATCTTCAGATCAG CGACAATATGATGAGAAGAACATCAGACGACGAGTCTATGATGCTCTGAACGTACTTATGGCTATGGATATCATTTCCAAAGATAAAAAGGAAATACAGTGGAAGGGTTTACCACGAACTGATGCGAATGATATTGAGGAGCTAAAG GCCGAGCGTCTTAGCTTGAGAAATAGGATCGAAAAGAAAGCAGCCTATTTAGAAGAACTAGAAGAACAA TATGTAGGGCTTCAAAACCTCATAAAACGCAATAAGCAGTTATATGGCTCAGGCAATGCTCCTAGTGGTGGTGTGGctttaccatttattttagtGCAG ACTCGTCCTCATGCCACAGTCGAAGTGGAAATATCAGAAGATATGCAGCTGGTGCATTTCGACTTCAACAG CACACCATTCGAGCTGCATGATGATAATTATGTCCTCAAAGCAATGAAATTTTGCGGAAGGCAAAAGAATGATGTTGATGCACAGAATGTATCTGCCGATGGAGCTGAAGGTTCCAGTTCCAGTATGGCCAACATATTCCAGCATCAAATCTCTCATACATCAGTGTCAAACACACCCGGTAGGCGTCCAACTCCAACCTCACCTCCTCTCCCTGGAATACTAAAGGCCCGCATCAAGCATGAGCATTAG
- the LOC107804732 gene encoding transcription factor-like protein DPB isoform X2, protein MVNNLEEGGKNPSEVSRRSWGPTTTVSGQSVSTSGSVGSPSAVATPGSENTFVRLNNLDIHADDAASQGAAAKKKRGQRATGGDKSGRGLRQFSMKVCEKVESKGRTTYNEVADELVAEFSDPTNSHESSDQRQYDEKNIRRRVYDALNVLMAMDIISKDKKEIQWKGLPRTDANDIEELKAERLSLRNRIEKKAAYLEELEEQYVGLQNLIKRNKQLYGSGNAPSGGVALPFILVQTRPHATVEVEISEDMQLVHFDFNSTPFELHDDNYVLKAMKFCGRQKNDVDAQNVSADGAEGSSSSMANIFQHQISHTSVSNTPGRRPTPTSPPLPGILKARIKHEH, encoded by the exons ATGGTGAATAATTTGGAGGAAGGCGGAAAGAATCCATCAGAAGTTTCTAGGAGGTCATGGGGCCCCACTACTACTGTTTCGGGTCAATCGGTTTCAACCAGTGGCAGTGTCGGGTCTCCATCGGCCGTGGCAACTCCTGGGAGTGAGAACACTTTCGTTAGGCTAAACAACCTTGATATTCATGCTGATGATGCTGCATCTCAAGGGGCTGCTGC gaaaaagaaaagaggtcAGCGTGCAACAGGAGGGGATAAGAGCGGTAGAGGACTCAGACAGTTTAGCATGAAAG TTTGTGAGAAAGTGGAAAGCAAAGGAAGAACTACTTATAATGAG GTTGCAGATGAACTTGTAGCTGAGTTTTCTGATCCTACCAATAGTCATGAATCTTCAGATCAG CGACAATATGATGAGAAGAACATCAGACGACGAGTCTATGATGCTCTGAACGTACTTATGGCTATGGATATCATTTCCAAAGATAAAAAGGAAATACAGTGGAAGGGTTTACCACGAACTGATGCGAATGATATTGAGGAGCTAAAG GCCGAGCGTCTTAGCTTGAGAAATAGGATCGAAAAGAAAGCAGCCTATTTAGAAGAACTAGAAGAACAA TATGTAGGGCTTCAAAACCTCATAAAACGCAATAAGCAGTTATATGGCTCAGGCAATGCTCCTAGTGGTGGTGTGGctttaccatttattttagtGCAG ACTCGTCCTCATGCCACAGTCGAAGTGGAAATATCAGAAGATATGCAGCTGGTGCATTTCGACTTCAACAG CACACCATTCGAGCTGCATGATGATAATTATGTCCTCAAAGCAATGAAATTTTGCGGAAGGCAAAAGAATGATGTTGATGCACAGAATGTATCTGCCGATGGAGCTGAAGGTTCCAGTTCCAGTATGGCCAACATATTCCAGCATCAAATCTCTCATACATCAGTGTCAAACACACCCGGTAGGCGTCCAACTCCAACCTCACCTCCTCTCCCTGGAATACTAAAGGCCCGCATCAAGCATGAGCATTAG